A region from the Manihot esculenta cultivar AM560-2 chromosome 13, M.esculenta_v8, whole genome shotgun sequence genome encodes:
- the LOC122721493 gene encoding uncharacterized protein LOC122721493: MIETESANEWLEGVHVIDLSAAWGATEYKEKCKKFSNNRKSEIGGQGAGPSRHCGGSISQYRHQQQMRERLGRGPLPHELFEATHKKKGTSEFVDARSKAIHDRFLTLKEQASQTDNDSSQASRIDKVQLYFEAVGGEKKRRVYGLGS, translated from the exons ATGATAGAAACAGAAAGTGCAAATGAGTGGTTGGAAG GTGTCCATGTAATCGATTTAAGTGCCGCTTGGGGAGCAACTGAGTATAAAGAGAAAtgcaaaaaattctcaaataacAGAAAGAGTGAAATAGGTGGGCAAGGCGCTGGCCCATCAAGacattgtggaggatccatatcTCAATATAGGCATCAACAACAGATG CGCGAAAGACTAGGCAGAGGTCCTCTACCTCATGAGTTATTTGAGGCTACTCATAAGAAGAAGGGTACCTCAGAGTTTGTTGATGCACGCTCAAAGGCCATTCat gatCGCTTTCTGACTTTGAAAGAGCAAGCATCACAGACAGATAATGACAGCAGTCAGGCATCCCGCATTGATAAGGTTCAGTTATACTTTGAGGCAGTAggtggagagaaaaaaagaagggtGTACGGTCTTGGATCATAG